The Aminipila terrae nucleotide sequence TTATCTTCAGATGTTTCAACCTTTGTTTTATCAAAAGAAAGTCCTGCTGAAAACCATCCTGCTCTTCCTGAATATTCTTCATTCTGAGCAGAGTCTGCAAAAGTTAAAATAGCTTTACTGCCAGAAACCGTTACATTTCCTAAAAGGACTTCTCCATCTCCTACTTTCATATAAATCTCTGTTTCATGCAGATTAGAAAATCTTAAGTAATCTGGCAATTCCACCTGCATATAATCTCCTGCTTTTAAGATTAAGGTATCTGGTATGCTGAAATCTACCTTCATTGTCATATCCTTCGTTGGGTCAATGGTATCCCCTTCCTCAACCTTAGCATTGTTATTGGTTATTTGAACCTTCATTTGGATGTCCTTAGTAACATCATTTCCCTCTATGCGTTCTACATTCAAATTGCTTATACTTCCTGCAAATGCTGCCGTAGGCATTCCCATAAGTATCATCAATACGATTAGTAAAAAGCTTATTCTAACTTTTAAATCTCTTTTCATGCATAATCTCCTTGTCTTATCTAAACTATTTATACACATCTAATTTTTATATACCAAATTTATTACTTGCATATATTAACAATTTTTAGTCACAAAACAGTCACAAAACAAATTTTAACAGTAGATAAAATAAAAACGGTGATATCATAGTAGTCAACTATAATAACACCGTTATTAAATACCATGTTTACCCACAGACTTATTGTCAACGGATATAATATTTATTTGGAATAATCAGGAATAAGTATTGTCTGTCCCGGATAAATGTTATCCGCAGTAATATTGTTCAAACTGCATATGTCATATACAGTTTTTCGGGGGTCAGTATGGCCTGGCCCATATTCACACGCAATGTTCCAAAGTGAGTCTCCAGATTGTATCTCAATTTCTATTGGATTTGTTTTTGTTAAACTGCTGACATTATTCAGGCCAAAAGCAGTGTTTGCCATAAACATAATCAAAATAAGTGCTATGGTTATTGATGTAGTGAATCTGAACTTGGATTTAATTCTATATGACTTTTTTCTGTTTGTCATTTTTATTCCCCCCATACTTAAGAACTTTTGTTCGTATTTTTATAATATACGAATATATGTTCTTTGTCAATAATTTTATAAACATTTGTTCTTAAAATATTAAGGTAAAAAAATATCCTCAGGGTTTTCATATAACCTTGAGGATTTAATCATTATTTTATGCGTTTAAACATAGGATGATTTTCTTTAAACTGTACCAGATCCCACAGATTTCCGTATAAATCTTTAAATACAGCTACTATACCATAGTCCTGCTCTTTAGGAGGTCTTACAAATTCTATTCCTAGGCCCTTCATTTCATTATAGTCTCTCCAGAAATCATCCGTTCCCAGGAACAGAAATACTCTTCCCCCTGACTGGTTTCCAACAAAAGGCTCCTGTTCTGATTTGGAGGCCCGGGCAAGTAATATAGTCGTTCCCAAAGATCCTGGAGGAGATACCACTACCCATCTCTTATCTTGTTCCTTCTGGTAAGTATCTTCTATCAAAGTAAAATGAAGCTTTTTTGTATAAAACTCTATTGCTTCATCATAATCCCTGACAACCAAAGCAATATGAACAATTGACTGTACCATAAATCCTCCTTTTAGTTCAAATACCTCTTTAACCTGTGATTTTTACATGTGAACGAGTTTTTCATACCATTTATCCATCATTAAAGTAAGTTTTTCATGATGCTTGGCACCCCATATAAATAAAATAGCCATAACCACTGTAAGGATGACAATTCCAACATAGCTGCCTTTGTTAAACATGCTTCCAATCATAATAGAAGCCATCATTGCAGGGGTTCTGCCAACCAGACTGATTATGAGAAAAACCTTCAGCTTCATTTCCGATACACCTGCAGCATAAGTGAACAGATCTTTTGGAAGACCCGGAATTAAAAATATTACAAATACCAATATAAACGCACGTTTACTATTTAATTTATCTACAAATTTTGTAACTTTCTTTTCATCAAATAAAAGGCGAATCGCATCTTTCCCCAGAAACCTGGCCAGATAAAAAGCAAATATGGTTCCAAGAGCAGTTCCAATAATGGAATATAAATAGCCAAGCCAGAAAGTATATGCATATCCTGCAGCAAACTGCATAGCCTGTCCAGGTATAATACATATGACAATCTGAAGAATTTGTATCCCAATATAGGCGAATACACTGGCAGTTTTATACTTCAGTAAATAAGCATTTACAGTGTCTAAACTTTTGAACTGACTTATAAATGCTCTTTCATAAATCATAATATATAAAGGAATTCCAACTATGACTATAATTAGCAATAGAAACTTTATAATCGTAATCATACGCTTGACTCTAATTCTTACCTTATTCTTATTTTCAGAAATAGACTTCATAGTCAGAATCTCCCCTGCTAGATATTTTTCAGTAAGTTTTTTTCATAGAGAGCCTGAAGTGCTTTAATAACACCAAACTTGGAATGTTCATAAGTCAGACCACCCTGGAAATAAATAATATACGGCTCCCTTAATGGTCCATCTGCACTTAATTCTATCGAAGAGCCCTGAACAAAGGCTCCTGCAGCCATTATTACATCACTGTCATACCCTGGCATAGCCCAGGGAACAGGTTTTACATGGGAATCTATTGGTGCTGCTGACTGAATACCTTCTGCAAAAGCGCACATAGCTTCGGGATTATTCAGTTTAACTGCTTCTATGATATCGCTTCTTTTTTCTGAAGCTTTCGGGCACACTTCATATCCCAGGCTGTCGAAGGCCTGAGCGCAAAGAATTGCACCTTTAACTGCTGCATTTACGGCTTTAGGGGCAAGGAACAATCCCTGAAACATGGTTCTTGTCTGTCCAAACATAAGGCCGCATTCTCCGCCAATTCCAGGCGAAGTCATTCGATAGGATATATTTTCAACCAGATCTGCTCTGCCAGTAATGTATCCCCCAGCTAGAGCCAAACCTCCTCCCGGATTTTTAATGAGAGACCCTGCTATTATATCTGCACCCACCTCTGTAGGTTCTTTCGTGTCCAGAAATTCTCCATAACAATTGTCCACCATGCAGACGATGTTGGGATTAATACCATGAACAAAAGATGCCCATTCCTCAATTTCTGCAATGGTGATAGCTTTTCTCCATCCATAGCCGGTAGCTCTTTGAACCGTTATTATTCTGGTCTTCTCTGTAATAACTTTTTTCAGAGCTTCCAGATCAATATTCCCTTCAGATGTTAATTCCACCTGATTATAGGTGATACCAAACTCTTTTAAAGAACCTTTTCCTTCGCCTCTCAGGCCAATTACTTCTTCCAGAGTATCGTAAGGAGCACCTGTACAATAAATTAGTTCATCTCCAGGCCTTAAAATACCAGTTAAAGTTAGTGTAAGCGCATGAGTACCATTTACAATAATGGGTCTGACTAAAGCTGCTTGTGTTTTAAAAATATCACAATATACTTTTTCTATGGCTTCTCTGCCCGGATCGTCATATCCATAGCCAGTATTCCAGCTGAAATGCATATCACTGATTTTATTTTTCTGAAATGCCTCTAAAACTTTATATTGATTAAACGCCATGATATCATCAAGCTCTGTGAATAAATCTGATACTGCATTCTCTGATTCATCAATAATTTTTATAACTTCAGGTGCAATTCCCATTTTCTTTGTCAATAATTCATATGTATTTTTCTGCATGTAAAATTTTAATCCTTTCTTTATTACTGTTTACGTAATAATTTTATAGTATCCTATTTGTCTTTTCTTTATTTTTCACCTTTACGTTCCAGTTCCCATTCCATATTGTTTACCAAATCCCGTTTAACATTCTCTTTATGTTTGGCATATAACTGAGTGGTTGTAACATTTTCATGGTCCAGCAAAACCTGAACATCATATATGTCTT carries:
- the yneA gene encoding cell division suppressor protein YneA; the encoded protein is MTNRKKSYRIKSKFRFTTSITIALILIMFMANTAFGLNNVSSLTKTNPIEIEIQSGDSLWNIACEYGPGHTDPRKTVYDICSLNNITADNIYPGQTILIPDYSK
- a CDS encoding VOC family protein, translated to MVQSIVHIALVVRDYDEAIEFYTKKLHFTLIEDTYQKEQDKRWVVVSPPGSLGTTILLARASKSEQEPFVGNQSGGRVFLFLGTDDFWRDYNEMKGLGIEFVRPPKEQDYGIVAVFKDLYGNLWDLVQFKENHPMFKRIK
- a CDS encoding methionine gamma-lyase family protein, with product MQKNTYELLTKKMGIAPEVIKIIDESENAVSDLFTELDDIMAFNQYKVLEAFQKNKISDMHFSWNTGYGYDDPGREAIEKVYCDIFKTQAALVRPIIVNGTHALTLTLTGILRPGDELIYCTGAPYDTLEEVIGLRGEGKGSLKEFGITYNQVELTSEGNIDLEALKKVITEKTRIITVQRATGYGWRKAITIAEIEEWASFVHGINPNIVCMVDNCYGEFLDTKEPTEVGADIIAGSLIKNPGGGLALAGGYITGRADLVENISYRMTSPGIGGECGLMFGQTRTMFQGLFLAPKAVNAAVKGAILCAQAFDSLGYEVCPKASEKRSDIIEAVKLNNPEAMCAFAEGIQSAAPIDSHVKPVPWAMPGYDSDVIMAAGAFVQGSSIELSADGPLREPYIIYFQGGLTYEHSKFGVIKALQALYEKNLLKNI
- a CDS encoding TVP38/TMEM64 family protein, whose protein sequence is MKSISENKNKVRIRVKRMITIIKFLLLIIVIVGIPLYIMIYERAFISQFKSLDTVNAYLLKYKTASVFAYIGIQILQIVICIIPGQAMQFAAGYAYTFWLGYLYSIIGTALGTIFAFYLARFLGKDAIRLLFDEKKVTKFVDKLNSKRAFILVFVIFLIPGLPKDLFTYAAGVSEMKLKVFLIISLVGRTPAMMASIMIGSMFNKGSYVGIVILTVVMAILFIWGAKHHEKLTLMMDKWYEKLVHM